In a single window of the Bacteroidota bacterium genome:
- the prmC gene encoding peptide chain release factor N(5)-glutamine methyltransferase, which produces MFSNTTLKFWFDEIRKDLLGEYVENEANQMAKILLEDLSIMRVNEIATSPDLELSFAQIKLIEESLARLLQHEPIQYVTGISEFAGLQFVVNKHVLIPRPETEELINWIKQDFKGSANQNLKCIDLGTGSGIIPITLQYDNPNWDFTAVDLSKDALQVASNNAAKHKANIIFMQEDILGPKQEYGLYDIIISNPPYVTEADKNAMQKNVLDFEPHSALFVTDGDPLQFYKAIIQFAQKHLKTEGFIYCEIHEDYHSQTKDLFEKYYTQVELKQDIHGKYRMIKASI; this is translated from the coding sequence ATGTTCTCAAATACAACTCTCAAGTTTTGGTTCGATGAAATCCGCAAAGATTTGCTAGGTGAATATGTGGAAAACGAAGCCAATCAAATGGCGAAAATACTGCTTGAAGACCTTAGTATAATGAGGGTAAACGAGATTGCGACATCGCCCGATTTGGAACTCAGTTTTGCACAAATCAAACTAATTGAGGAGAGCCTTGCACGACTTTTACAACACGAACCCATTCAATACGTTACTGGCATTTCTGAATTTGCAGGATTGCAATTTGTGGTGAACAAACATGTCCTCATCCCCCGACCTGAAACTGAGGAATTAATTAATTGGATTAAGCAAGATTTCAAAGGCTCTGCAAATCAAAACCTAAAATGCATAGACCTTGGAACAGGAAGCGGAATTATCCCTATCACTTTACAATATGACAATCCCAATTGGGATTTTACCGCAGTTGATCTATCAAAAGACGCTTTACAAGTAGCATCCAATAATGCTGCAAAGCACAAGGCGAATATAATATTTATGCAAGAGGACATCTTAGGTCCGAAACAGGAATATGGTTTATATGATATCATTATTTCAAACCCACCTTATGTAACGGAAGCGGATAAAAACGCAATGCAAAAAAATGTGTTGGACTTTGAACCACATTCCGCTCTATTTGTTACCGATGGCGATCCCTTGCAGTTTTATAAAGCTATCATACAATTCGCACAAAAACATTTAAAAACTGAAGGATTTATATACTGCGAAATTCACGAAGATTATCATTCGCAAACCAAAGACTTGTTCGAAAAGTATTATACCCAAGTAGAATTAAAACAAGACATCCACGGCAAATACCGCATGATTAAGGCGAGTATATAG
- a CDS encoding outer membrane beta-barrel protein, which translates to MNKNIEDLFKEGFEGFEQQPKNDLWDKILQQRQVNNLTNNPSHEVTPEHIYSKEFKNFEAQPNEKVWQNVLVHINSRRQQKKYMSWSLLLLLLIGSCSSLVWLYNGDSNTSSMVGQSSKPAVAQPEQESNNTSTHQTKQKNNNLIEEANQNIIANRKGNNLAVNSNPRKYTPTAKLPTIIKASANTLKSNEILKTNNVVNNNIVKSYDQLADKSLKNIVPATNTELEKNGVSPVPDTAITASPNIRKKEESKTVATGRDGKWWRGPTYFMYTSETDMNNEESNWKFGASVGFDFPSVRFKGNSTDLLYNQFRKDDEVRAISYNSQAFAIRQFGRLLFVQFGFGYSSYSFKGDYQHSIYSVQDSTTPQGNHIFDTTYSYKINAQSQYRVNYIDIPLAFGFNFSDKRSNYFMKAGGVLQLLGSQSGSALSPVSHQLEALGAPNQLSANRVGASLLLGAGVNYQIKHELSIFAEGCYKYNISSLMGNAAQQQFINSLSINGGIKFHID; encoded by the coding sequence ATGAATAAAAATATAGAAGATTTATTCAAGGAAGGATTCGAGGGCTTTGAGCAACAGCCCAAGAATGATTTGTGGGACAAGATTTTGCAGCAAAGGCAGGTCAATAACCTCACGAATAATCCAAGCCATGAAGTAACTCCCGAACATATATATAGCAAAGAATTTAAAAACTTTGAAGCTCAACCCAATGAAAAAGTATGGCAAAATGTATTGGTGCATATCAATAGTCGACGTCAGCAAAAGAAATATATGAGTTGGTCTCTGCTCCTCTTGTTGCTCATAGGAAGCTGCAGTTCTTTGGTATGGTTGTATAATGGTGATTCAAATACAAGTTCGATGGTGGGGCAATCAAGTAAACCCGCAGTTGCACAACCCGAGCAAGAATCGAACAATACAAGCACGCATCAAACTAAACAAAAAAATAATAATCTTATTGAGGAAGCTAATCAAAATATTATTGCTAATAGAAAGGGCAATAATCTTGCTGTTAATTCAAACCCAAGAAAATATACGCCCACAGCTAAATTACCTACTATCATTAAGGCCTCTGCAAATACGCTCAAATCAAATGAAATTTTAAAAACCAATAACGTAGTCAACAATAATATTGTAAAAAGCTACGATCAATTAGCTGATAAATCATTGAAAAATATTGTGCCTGCTACAAATACAGAGCTTGAAAAAAATGGCGTTTCACCAGTTCCAGATACTGCAATAACAGCATCTCCAAATATCAGGAAAAAGGAGGAAAGTAAAACCGTGGCCACAGGCAGAGATGGCAAATGGTGGCGTGGCCCAACTTATTTTATGTATACCAGCGAAACTGATATGAACAATGAGGAATCCAATTGGAAATTTGGTGCTTCTGTGGGTTTTGACTTTCCTAGTGTTCGTTTCAAAGGAAACTCAACAGATCTATTATATAATCAATTTAGAAAAGATGATGAAGTTCGTGCTATTTCTTATAATTCCCAAGCATTTGCCATACGCCAATTTGGTCGTCTACTTTTTGTACAGTTTGGTTTTGGATATAGCTCCTATAGTTTTAAAGGCGATTATCAGCATAGTATATATTCAGTGCAGGACTCTACCACCCCGCAAGGAAACCATATATTTGATACCACCTATTCTTATAAGATAAATGCTCAAAGTCAATATAGAGTTAATTATATTGATATCCCTCTAGCTTTTGGGTTTAATTTTAGTGATAAACGGTCTAATTATTTTATGAAAGCTGGCGGAGTTTTACAATTATTGGGGTCGCAAAGTGGAAGTGCGTTATCACCTGTTTCGCATCAGTTGGAAGCTCTTGGTGCTCCAAATCAATTATCTGCAAACAGGGTTGGTGCTTCTTTGTTATTGGGTGCAGGGGTCAATTATCAGATAAAACATGAGCTAAGTATATTTGCAGAAGGATGCTATAAATATAATATTAGTTCGTTGATGGGCAATGCTGCACAGCAACAGTTTATCAATTCACTATCTATTAACGGAGGAATTAAGTTTCATATAGATTAA